The Ciconia boyciana chromosome 7, ASM3463844v1, whole genome shotgun sequence region TCATTGTTTGTCTCTGACGTTAATGCAATCTTGCAATAACATTTACAATTTAACCAAATTCTCAAAGCTATAATtctatatttgcatttaaaaacaagcaggtTTGGggttagttttgtttgtttggggttttttttacgTGTATCGGACAGCAAACgtaagaaaaacagcacaatGTACAAAACTCCTCCCCCCAACTTTTAGTATACTACGTATTGGCTACAAGACATAAATTAACTTGTGCAATGTAGCTTTAATGTAGATATTTTCTATAAACTTGTTATTCTTATCAAgaaatattattataaaaagCATACAAATTATTGTTCAGAAAGAAGTTAAGATTTTATGATCAGGTTAGAATCATacaaaaaattttttatttaaaaaaagaaaatccacttAATTTCTTATCTACTTTTAACAAGCCTATCCCAAGAAACAGTAAAAGGATACAAAAATGTCTAGAAACAAAACTCCAAAGCTTCCAATGAGCCATGGAAGATGGTGTAAAAAGTAGAGGGCCCGGAAGGATTCAGCAGCTGGCATCTTTAAAACAAGGCTCAGTCCATATGTACAGTTTCCCATCATGGCTAATGCAAACAGCAGGTAAGAGGTGCCTTCTGTTGATCTCCTTCGGAACTAAATACGAAGaagtttttacaaatacaaagaaatgttaaaacatGTCTCACAGTAGAGCCAGTTATAGTACAAAATGCCAAAGTCATCTATAACACATCCAAAGACTTTCAGTCATTCTTGTCCATCTCTTCCTGGGCTCTGAATCCTCCGAGCTTAGTACTTTCAGCACATATAACTGAAAACTACAGAAATTGTTACAGTTCTTAGAAGCAGCTCTGGTTAATGTAATCTTTATGTAAGTGCAATCTGCTTCCAAATGATACTTAGTTCTTAAGAAATTTGTTGCTCTATCAGTCTGTTTAGTAGacctttttgaaaatattgtggTATTCCAGCTGTGAAGGAAAAGGTAGAGGGGGAATACGAATAGGCTTGGCAATAAACTAATCGCTTCCATAATAAATTCAAATGCCTGTTTACAATTGACAATGTAAAACCTTCTGGGCTTTTggtaggttgttttttttttttttaatatactgatAGTGAAGAggctgtgggggaaaaaaaagtcagtaatgGCATCTTTGTGAAAAGGGGCTAAAATTCTAAACTAACTTTCCTCCAATTCTAACTTTTGATCCCATGGTTGGTTACTTAAGGTAGAATagtttggagaaagaaaaggggagatATCACTTGCTCATGACAACAACCACACAAAGCATGTTCCTGCTCATATCTAATAAATCCAACTGTGAACATTTCCTCTTCCCCGACCAATCAATCCTCTTCCATCAATCCAAGTCCATCATTTTCCTAAAATTCTCACCATCCTCctctgaacaggaaaaaaacctgattttttttctttaccattttAGTCACAAAAGCAAAGTAGGCTTTTGAGTTCAAGAGGGCTCACTGTTAGGGAGAATCCAACATCTAAAGCAACAGAgagtattttgtaaaatatacaAGTGTACTTAGCCAAAAACCTACTTACATTTTTATACAGCTGAGGAAATCTACTTCCCAAGTAAAACACACAGGATATATAGCCACAAATGAAGCCTGACATTTCCATCATATCAAGAGagttctgaaaaagaaaggtacATATATTTTGGCAAGAATGTTTTCAGGCATTTCAGGGGATTAAACTGAGAGTCCACTGGCTGATTTTCTGGACAGGACTCCTTTCAAAGCAGTTCAGTGCTGCTCTTCAAATGACCAAAGAGGGCTAGAAAGGGTTTAATCTTTATCTCACAACAATGCACACTGCTGCGTCATAGCCGTGACCGAGATCAAAACTAGTGCCGGGCTTTAGGATACGACACTAATATGAATCCAGTCCTTCTGCTAAAAAAGCCTGGGCACAATAATTCAAACCAAAACTCGGAACTGTAGCTAGGGCcactaaaaaaaatgaatcatcctgtctggaaaaagcaaaatactcatttttcaCAGTTTAAGAGTTGTTCGTTTTCTCACTCtagctgtgttttgaaaataagctGCTTCCCTGCTGGGCAATGTTGCTGGATTACAATTATTTTACTGGCATTAGTATGGAGACCATAAAATTGCTAGAATAGCCTGTGAACTTTCCTGCTGaaatgacagcagcagcaggtacaATTGTAATTTTCCACTTTTATTGATTTCACTTGTGACTGTGCAGTCTCTACATGGATGTCTACAGTATTTAACACAAGCAGAAACACAACACGTATACATGTTATTTCGCAGAGCAGCACATCCTAATGACCCAAGGGACAGAATAAGCCCGAAACACAGGAAGCTGCTAAAAGCAGCGATCTTATAACTTCTTTATTTTGGGATGTATGGTCCATAGTTAAAACATCCACATAGTGCCACATTTACGATTCCTAAATCATTGTTAAAAACGTCACCCAAATTTCTTTAAAGCTCAGAGTACACAGTCTTTTCAAGACACttttgggggggatttttttgaatGGAAGCAGGTAAGAACTTACATTACTCCTTTCGATTACTGTACTCTGGTCTTGGTTTCTTAGTAACAGCTGACAGGGTAAAATAACACAGAGTGCTATACACACCACGATCCAGGTTATACAGCAATTCTTCAGGCTTTTGCTGCCTAGAATGACATACAAATAaattagctgaaaaataacatctgcTGTGGATTTAAGGTTACTTTTTGTTTgcaatataaatatgtaaattgAAAGGTACAATTTCATGTATCTTTTTCTTGGCAGCAATGTAAGTCCACTTCTTTCTTCTGGGCTCTGTGCCCACCCCTGCTCACTATCATAGCTGTGTTGTGTCTTTGTGCAACAACTGAGGGTAGCAGTGCAAGAACAGGAGGGGAACTCCTTAAATGGGTATTGCTACCAAGAGAGAAAATTTTCATACTTAGCTTCTCTCTTATATTAACTCCTAATAGTCTACTCCTAAATAACAGCTGATAAACAGAAAACTGCTAAGTAGAATAGAATGTAACAGTTTCTTTCAGCACATCTTgattaaaaattgcaaaagcaaggatatttgaaatttaaattagcaaaaatatctttaagaTAAATATGTAATCTAAGTGCTCTGCTGGACCAGTCTCTATGTCCATGGTTAGCTATTGAGCCTTATCGAGGCTCACATATTCAAAGACACAGACTCCATGTAAGCAAGTCTCCACAGACACCTACAAGGCAACTTGAAAATGGCAGACAAACCTACAGAACTCTGGAGCTATGCTGTCTTCTGTATCTACAAGATGCTGGTAAAGTCCTGCAGTCACTGTTACCAGTGGAACAAATTGCTGTACGGTGTTAGTAAGTCTGTCCTGAAGAGCTGTAGCCTAAATAATGCAGACTTGATAGTGCTGTTCCACAGGCTGCACTTTGAGAGGCAAAATTGACCAACTTGCTAGGGTAACTGCTCCAGAAGTGGGTATTGAAAAACCCTCTTTCACAGCTTTAATCACAGTACCATGCCTCCCTCTCCAGCTATGCAAACCATTGAGCTGAAACAGGCACTGGCAGTTAAAACGTACAAAagcctgtgtttgttttcaagagTAGCCAGCAGGAAGGAAATATCTTCAGCACTGACCTATCTCCAGGTTTATTATCAGTTCCATATTGAATGAATCTGCTTTATCCCTATTTAGTCTGCTGGGCAGGCATCTGTTTTACTTCAGCTTTTTGTTACCTCTGCTGCACCATGGATTTTCTTTGatactttggggttttttttatattgatgAGTTAATGTTTTTGATTTGATACAATGTGAACAGAGCTTTCTGTCTGCCATTTCAGTCAAAACAGTAATCCATTGGTAGGCTGAATACGACAACTACTGCCAGGATTTTATGAAGCACAACTCAAGTAATTTCATTCCCCTTGAATATGTTTTTTAACTGTATGTATTGAAACAGAACACATGACGATGTCAAGATATTTTATGCTATAAGCAAATAAAGTCCGGTTTCAATCAACATGGAGGAAACTAACTGAACCACACAAAGAAATAACGCTTGCTTTCAGCTTATACATATATTTAGATAGCTGTAAGTAGATAGTAAAACCATGGACTAAGTTAAAATATGGAACCAGATTCCACAAAACTACCGCACTTTGTATGTCTATATAAACTGAAAGTactacatgaaaaatatttacgGATATTATGTGggttaagaaaagagaaacgtaggaaggcagagaagagaaagggcaGGATTTTCACAAGAGCCTGAGAAAACTAGAAGCAACAGGCCTAACAACTTCAACCAGAATTTGTGCACTCTATTTTTGATCCCTCTgaaaagaatttatttaaacactGTAGAAAATATCACAGTAAAGAGTGTGCTACGTTATGGAGAACATCTTAATTGTTGAAAAACCTTACATGTTGTCATCTTCTGATTCTTGAGCTTATAGTAGACAAATTGTGAAATCATAATTATATCCATGTTAACATAAAAAATGGCAGTGACaatctgaaagagaagataCATTTGCTTGTTCAGTATATGAATAGATCAAAATACCTTAACTGCATGGAAATTTTGCTTCATAATTGTAATGTGAATGACAAATAGCGAAgcactgtcaaaaaaaaaaaaaagaaagaaagtgtttCCAGTACAAAACAAGTTAGACTGCTGCAGATGAATACAGTGTAAACCTTATGCAACAGGGACTTGCTGACACAATCGCAATAGCTGGTCATTTTCCAGGATGCATAGCACAAATTCCTGCCTGGGCAGACTGATAAATCCTTCCTGCCCAGAAGCTTAAGTCTGTTCCACCTAGTTTCCCAGCACTTCAGAAGCTACTAATCTTACTCAGTGCCTCTTCTCTCAGTAAGATTCAATTGACGTTGTCTCTTCCCCATTTCATAATGGGGAGATGGAATGGTTAGCACCACATGTTAAGCTGTAAAAGAGAAGACAAGTCTGTCTGCCCTTGGGTCCATCTCCAGCTTGTGAAAAATTCTGCAAGTGGCTGACACatacctttttctcctttaattaagaatcaaaaataaaaaccgCAGATAAGAAAGTTTCGGACACAATTAAGGTATTGCTGAAAACGACTGTTCCCTTCAGAGAAACCCTCctcttaatgaagaaaatatattttcaaattagtCAGACGTTAACAGCTTTGAACTGTTGAACAGAATTTCCTTGTTAATAAATAgttgtcttaaaaaaaccaaccaaacaaacaagaggAAGTTTAAAGAGTAGCTGTCCCAAAACAACGTGATCTATTACAAGCTAAACAACAAAATTTCCTTCCAGCCCCTTCCAGCCCTATTTGCCCTGCAAGCTTACTTTGAAGCTGAAGCTCAGATGACAATTCCCCACTTCATTCATCATTGAGTAACAGCCAGTAAGTCTCTTTGAATGTTAATTACAAGTGTGAAATGGTTCCTATAACATGTAACAGTATCAATGTTCCCAAATGTTTGcggaaaaaatatttgggaaattCTTACTTATTTTATAGATGGGAGATCAGTGAACAGAatacaaaactattttatttcccagtATGTAGTTTGCCGTGCAATTTTAAGTTATCCTAGAGTTTAAAGAGACATTTTGAAAAGGATAAATCAAAAAGTAGGAATATTGACAGATTACCTGAATTGAGAGTTGATTTGTTAAATAGCAGCCTATGAAATTTGTAAGATCCCCAGCTATCCAACACAGCAGAAAGCCCAAAGAAAGCGCTTGATCCACTCTTCCATTCTGACAGGCAACGTAGATTTGACTGGCAAAAATTCCAGAAGTAATTGTAAAATAACATAATCAAAAAATGTTTAGGAAGCTCAGAAGTACAGAAATACTCAGATTTCAAAATCTGaataaagaaagattaaaactCTAACCACAAGAGACCTATCACAGCAATACTCCACTTACCTTTTGAAGAAGAACTCAGTATCACTATAGCTCACCGTGCCTTATTCTAACATACAAAAGACTCAAATCACAACCTCGTTACTCTTTGCATGCACTCCTTTTTTGTGGCCtgcactgaaataccattttctggACACCAGAACTATGCCATAAGCATTTTATATTCATCTGCTGTAAATACCAggctttaaaatactgaaataaaaaaaccaccattaCTTAACATAGAAGGGCTAAGAATAAACAAAGCTTCTAAAAGAGTTGACAACTACACTTATGCCTCTAAATTGGAGAACTGTTATTCAGATTCACAATGGGGACTACGAAGCAATCCCAAATGTGAGTCCATTAGACATATCTTGATGAATTCCATGCTTACTAACATGACAGTTTTAATGTAAAGTCCTCTTTCAACTAATATTTCTGAAGCTCAACAGCTTACCAagagtggttttattttgctttatttctataGCTCTTTTACTAGTTCAGTAAATTATATCCCCCTTACAGGGACAGACTTTGGAGTCAATCCCATTTTGTTTCAGGCGTTTTCACCTGCTGGGAGCATTTCTACTTTTCCTTTGTCATCTCCTACCTACATATTTGAAACCTGAAGCCAGTGCCAGCGACCAAACAGCAGCTGATTTAGCACTACCAAAGTGCTAACTCGTGCTGTTTCTGACCTTTTCTTGGTCCAAATTTCTTTGGCAAGAGCCAGCACAACAGTACTGGTGACATAGCACATGGTTTAAATAAACACTGAGCCAGCTTTTGCTGCAAGTGTGCCTGCGCGTGCACACACATCTCAGGGTGGAGAAGATAAGAGGGAAGAGGTGATTTATTCTCATTTGCTCTAAGTGGCAGAGATTAGTGTCAAGTCAGTACAACAGAACAGTACATCAAGCGCATTTGTCAACCACTAAATATTGTTGCAAACATGAACAACATGCTTCTCTGGCATATTATATCTGTATTATGCAGATAGAGAAACATATCCAagataaaatttttttaaaaaggcagcttttgaaaaagGCTTCAGGCAAGATTACTCATGTTTGAATCTGAGGACTGCTTAAGACTTTAAACTTACGGTAgtgcagcaaacagaaaacagacaatGGAAATCAGTCCTATGACAACGCTCCAATACTCCCACGCATTCTCGACACATTCTTCTAGGAGATGCCAAATCCATGGTGTTCCATTTATGCACAATCTCCTCTTCTCTATTGGGGAGATATTGAAAGCATGTGTATACAGCTGAGAAGCCATCATTCCTGGACCGAGATTCAATTTCAGAAGTTTATTTCTGCCTCCATTTTTACCCCATGCAAATCCGCAAATCCGTTTACCAGTGCTGAATATCCTCTGTGAAAAGACCTCTGCATCCAGACAGATGCTTGATATCACAGTTATTTCCAATCTCATAAACAAACCTGCCAAACGCAAATAAATACAGCCAGTGTGAGTAAGACATTAACTGTACAATGCTTACTTATATTTATTGCTTACAGAAGAGAAGTTAGACTTCCAAGAACGAAAAATACTTTGTGGTCCATCGCATTCATTAGCTCTTGACAAATATGCAACACTCCAGATTTATATCCTATAGCATTTTAGTCTGAGGTTGTGGTAGGCTGAGACTGCCAGTTATACTGAGGTGCCAGCAATCTGCTACAGGGTAAAGTAAACCAAGCAATTTATTTGCCCGTAAGACCAAAACTCTGATTTTCACATTCAACATTATGCCGATAAAGTAACGGTACTTTCTTTAATGGTACTAGCCCAGATTCTGAATGCTCTGCTCACACTTACAAAACATAAATATAATGTTGCTTCCTATGCAACTAATTTCAGGATAATGTTATGAAAAATAAGTCACTTATGACTCAGATTCCAGATGAGCTCTAAGGTCTACCTGAATCTAGCTAGCCCATCAGACTAACTAGCGATTCAACATAGTGTTAAACAGTTTGCATTATTTAATACTccaaagcaaagacagaaagcatAAGAAACTTGCACAAGGCAAATGTAGGGTACTCctgcccccaaaatccccagAATGAAACACAATAGTACAATACGGcttaaattttaaagcaaggGAGGGTTGGGTTTGACCTTTAAAAGTATTATCTTGTAGCCAGTTATAACAATTCCGGATATTTCTTGCTCCTGCTGAAATATCCATCCTATTTggaattttaatatttacttaGAAGGCTAACCGCTGCaaaattgaagaaaattttaacaaaaatgcagaattatCTATTAATATTCCTTGAAACTTCCTGCTGACAAAAACCAGCTGATATCCTATTCATTCTGATAATAATTTAACTCCTCTGAAGGTTAATAATGCCCTATATAAAGGAGTCTAAAATCAACTAGctattaaggaaaaaagccagAGCAAATgccctgtttaaaaaaaacaacaacaaaataagtaCTATACTAGTAGGTTCACCTGTTTAGTACTTAAAGCCAGATGTAGAACCAGTAACAAGAAAGATGGTGAAAATTTTTAAGACCATTTGGAACATCTCAGATGCACAGTGAATTCAGGAAACAGGAAGAAGTAATACTGAGGTATAAGAGCATCCCTCTAGAAGTgaataaaataatgcagtatCTCACAGACAACAGTCCACAAGACCTGATGTTTGtggctgggatttttttatgttcttcaCTCCACACACATGGGGACAGGGCTTGGAAAGGCTGACAATATACCCGTTCTGCAATGTAACAGGTTGGAGCCACCCTCATTACACATCAAACTACTTTCAAATCTTGATAAAGTTTCACAAAGTTTGTTTTCATAGAGCATCATTCACTGTAAAGTTAGGACTCACTCTGCTAGTCATTGAgaaacctgctttttcttttcacgAGACTTCAGGTATCTGCGGCGTTAAATGCTGGAACAAGTTTTCTGCAGAAACTGGCTGCCTCTCAAGAGAACTGTCATCATTGGACCTAAACGAATTAAAcgataaaaaaaagaacatgtatGCATACACTGAGAATTCACCTTAGCCTATTAGTTGCATTCAGCTTATTGAGCTTATACCGGTAAAGTTGTTAGACTTTGTAGccatctttgaaaataatttttaaagttaaaaaaaaagttgcaagtAATGTTTCAAGTAAGCTTTCCCATTCTGGtactctgcagctgagcagagtTCTACCACCCACTAAAAAGGGAGAAACATCAAAGCACACATGCTGCTTAAGGAGACAGGTTTTAGGCATGAACTTTCAACCATTCGTAAACACTGTAACAAAAACCTTATACATTTTATTAAGCTTCATCCCAAAATGCCCGTTTCAAGATAAGCAAAATAAGtcagatgtaaaaaaaaaaaaattgaacatggtattttaaaaccatGTCTGAAAAATTAGGTTTAACATGgtatttaaaatcacatttgaaTATCATAACTGCAGTTGGATTCACACACGCAAAAGTTCTCTTATAAGATCAAGGACTATGTGGCAGCAAGTCTAAACAAGGCAATTCAGACTCAACCACCTGATCTTATGCTACACCCTGCTCCGAAACCCTGCAGCTATTATGGAAAAccaaacagtttaaaaagcCGTAGGAATTAGGCAGGCCACTTACACTTCCCAGATGACTGAAGACTTGAGCTTTGGCCTCCTGCCACACAACACACGTAACACATTTAAAGCATGTGGATATTCTTGGGTTGTTATTACTTAACATTTACGCAGCAGAATAACGTCCTTGTTGCTAGTCCTTCTGACCGTATTTTTCATCTTACTATAActgctatttttcttaaatcctCAGCAAAATACTCTGTCCCAGTAAGAGCGCTATCACCAAAACAAAGAAGACCACCAGTGGCTAGCACAACTGGATGCCATCAGTTAAATATACTGGCCACAAAACCTGAACTCCCCCTGCCATGGCTGGGAAGGCAAAAGGCAACAGTGTCAGTGTTTGATCTTCAGTTATGTTCACACCTGGACTGGGTGTGCCATATTAGGACATACCCCTTCACCAAATAAGCTACATCTTCTGACACCAAACTATTTTATAACTATGTTTTCAACTCAAAAGAATAATGGTGTTTGAGCTAGACCAATCTAGATGGTTTCCTCCCCAGATATATACAGTCTTGCATAGATATAGTCTTGCATTGAATTTTTcctcaacatttaaaaaaaagcttttacttttcTATTGTTGCATTAAATGCTTTCCACCTGAAAACAGGATAAGGAGATTGCtatgacatttcttttcttcttagaGTATTTAAGCTGTCAAtgatgagaaaggaaaataatattaaaaggtGATTTATGTTCCTATAACAATTCCTTGCCTGTAGCCTCATATTCTTTCTTAGATTACTGCCCAAATACTAGTTACTACCATGtggaaaaattacagtaaaggtattattttcacagaacagTTAACTTGGAACCTTGACATTGTACCTTTCTGAAAAGGTTTAGTGTTTGTCTAgctagaaataaaactgttacGGTATCAGCAGCTTGAGACTCCTGTTTGGACACTCTTTTTCGTATTTTAATCCCTTATTCTGGAGTAAAAatgtgcaaacagaaatagTCAATGGTTTAAAAGTGAAATCCACTTCATTAAGAATAGCTTCACAGTGCAGACGAGGAAAAGCAAGCTTTCCCTGGAACTTGGGAGACTCGCCACAGATTCTCTGCCTCTCCAACTGCCAAGCTGCTGTGAACATCCATGCGTTCTGGCTGCTGCGCGTTCCTGGATGTCAAATAACGAGACACTGCTAGTAATGTGTAAAGATGTCAGATACGCGTGATTGGCAGATCTGCAAGTCGTCTAAATAGCAGCTAATAACAGCTTGAAATCCAAAAAGATGTTCAGTTGTACAGTATTCATAATTTAATTACtcatgaggaaaagaaaaaaaaaaaagtggagctAAGCTAAGGAGTAATTCAGGGCTTCTGAAACACTTCCCAATATTAACCTGGTCATCACATTTTGTCTCCAGCTATTCtctaaacacatttttacacaATCCCAGTTGTGAATGCTGCCTCTGAACTCAGAGCTGTTGATAAAGAATGACCAATTTTTACCTAGAAACCAAGCCCAGCTCTAACAGAACACTTCTTATAACTTAGAACACTAACTTAgcttataaaaaaaccccaaaacacataAGGAAGCGCCTTTCCTCAGGAGAGTCCAGCAGGCCTCACAGCCCAAAAGCCCCCGGGGGAGCACCAGGCCTTTCGGGAAGGGGGGTCCATGAGGGGCAGCAGTTTCATGGCCTTGTGCAGGCCCTGGGCACCCGGCGGGCCTGTCCTCCCGCACCCCAGACGGCGACGGCACTTGgtcagcagaggagaaaggggaatgGGGAAGGCAACGTTAAAGGAATAATAATTCAGAATGACTTTAAGAAAGGGCAGTGGCTCTCTGGTTCCACGCAGATGGCGAAGCGTGCTcggcagggagggggctgtcgagggccgcagccccgggggacCAGGGCGGGCCCGTCTGGGGAGGCGAAGACACGCACCCGAGCGGGGCAGGCACCGACCTGGcgagggctgctgctgctccgggGATCCGGCTGGGCGCGGCGggcccgcccggcgccgcaCACCTCTCCCCACGCCGCCGCCACCGGAGGGCGGTTTCGCCGCACGGAAGACCCTGCGGAGAGCGAGGGGGCCACGCTCCCGCGCACGGCGGCCGCCACCCGCCGGAGGGCGTCAGGggagccccgcggccccccggcacccaccccGGCGGCtgcccggcccgcggcggggAAACGGGccggagagagagagagggccgggccgcccgcccctccccttcccccggccggcccgcgccgcgcccggcccgccgccgccatgagCCGCCacagcggcggggccgcggcgccctctgggggcgggcggcggtgccccgctcccgcccgggcCGCCCCTCAGCCCGGGCCGCCCCTCagcccgggccgccccgctcccgcccgggcCGCCCCTCAGCCCGGGCCGCCCCTCAGCCCAGGCCGCCCGCCGGCGACCGAGAGCCGTAGCCCCGAGGCCGAGCTCGCCCCGAGGAAGGGGGGCAGATGTTGGCGTGGTGTGAGGAAACGGAGGCTGAAGGAGGCAGCGGCGCTCCGAGTCACAAGGAGCGAACAGCCACACGCCTGCTGTTATGACAAAACTTGGTaatctttcttctgcctttcaggTGGAAGGCCGGGGGGGCAGCTGACACAGCCCTCTACAGACAAAGGTGCCTGAAGTGTCAGCGTATGCTGACAAGATGCAAACAACTGTGGTATCTTTAAGACCTAGGCAGTTATGTCAGTGGTGCTACCCCTCTTTTATACAAAACCATCGCTTTCAGGCCTGTATAGTGCACATACGCAGAGCAGCCATTGGGAGAAATAGAGAAGCGAGGTTTTGCCTGAAGAAGCCCCTGGCCATTCATTTACCACAGGGGTGAAGCCAATGTTGCCCTTTGCAAACCCAGCCTCTGTTCCGGACACCGGATAAACACCATGGTGACCTTTCCACCGCGGTGTTAGTGCCCACTGACTGAGCCTTGGTGGCTCTTAAATGCCGCCTTTTAATTTGATCAGTAATGGCGGTTAGTGATCCGCGATACAAAGAAGTCTAATGAACAGTCCTGGGATCTTTGTAGGATATGTACCTTTGGACATgaatattttgaagtattttgatAGGAAAGAGTGTTGTATAATTTACTGAATTTCTaatataattttactttttattctcATATAGGCTCATCATTTCTGTAGTTACTGCAGCCTAGCTAATTAACACAGGGCTGGGAGAATGATTAAAGGAAGGCTCGGGTATCTGCATTGTTCTAGTTTAATTGCTGCTCAAGCGATGattcagtgttggtttttgcagttgaGCAGCATTTGTCTGGCACTGTGAAATTCCCTGTTTATGTCCATGAGACTCATCTGTTGTTGATGGGCAAAAGCATGCAGATTTGTAAAATTTTTAGGAGCATACAGACTCGTGGAAAGAATAGATGTTGCTACATGCCTTACAATGTTTTGGCTGAGATGCTCAGGTGGTGCCTGTTGTTGCAGAGCCTGCCAGCTGGTCTCCTCACCTGTGTAGACACAATTGGGTCTCCTGGCTGGTGCAGAGCGGGAGAAGAGGGGAGCAGGCTGGAaggagctgcctgtgctggcagcaggactgCAGAGGACTTGTTTCCTACTGCCCCACTGCCTAAAGAAAAGCCCTCTCAGTGTAAGTAACCCACATGGTACCTAACCCAGAACTGCATGTGAACCCAAAGGATGGAAGGGCAGCAACTGGAGACACCATGCAGTTGACTGAAGGGGATAAAATAATCTGCAAATGCTCCTTGTAACAATTTATGAAGGGTAATGGAACCTGGAAAGTGTTTGTGCTCTGAGGGCACCAATAGGCCTTgatggccctgaccagcctctCCTGGGGCCTCCACCCACACCTGCCCAGGGCCCCAGTTCAGCTCAAGCTGAGTCCCTCAGTCCTGGCTAGACCTCAGACTGATGCCGTAAGCAGCTTGGCTCTGGGATGGATGCTTCATGCAAGCACATTACAGCTTGCATTCAGCCCCGTTTCTTGGACTTTAGACCTATGCTGTAGCCTTGCCACCAGTCCTGTCTCTGGTCTTGTCTC contains the following coding sequences:
- the LOC140654390 gene encoding lysosomal amino acid transporter 1 homolog isoform X2 — protein: MRLEITVISSICLDAEVFSQRIFSTGKRICGFAWEKRRLCINGTPWIWHLLEECVENAWEYWSVVIGLISIVCFLFAALPQIYVACQNGRVDQALSLGFLLCWIAGDLTNFIGCYLTNQLSIQIVTAIFYVNMDIIMISQFVYYKLKNQKMTTCSKSLKNCCITWIVVCIALCVILPCQLLLRNQDQSTVIERSNNSLDMMEMSGFICGYISCVFYLGSRFPQLYKNFRRRSTEGTSYLLFALAMMGNCTYGLSLVLKMPAAESFRALYFLHHLPWLIGSFGVLFLDIFVTVQFILYRQQKARQSGLVALEVEPLLVNEETA
- the LOC140654390 gene encoding lysosomal amino acid transporter 1 homolog isoform X3 is translated as MRLEITVISSICLDAEVFSQRIFSTEKRRLCINGTPWIWHLLEECVENAWEYWSVVIGLISIVCFLFAALPQIYVACQNGRVDQALSLGFLLCWIAGDLTNFIGCYLTNQLSIQIVTAIFYVNMDIIMISQFVYYKLKNQKMTTCSKSLKNCCITWIVVCIALCVILPCQLLLRNQDQSTVIERSNNSLDMMEMSGFICGYISCVFYLGSRFPQLYKNFRRRSTEGTSYLLFALAMMGNCTYGLSLVLKMPAAESFRALYFLHHLPWLIGSFGVLFLDIFVTVQFILYRQQKARQSGLVALEVEPLLVNEETA
- the LOC140654390 gene encoding lysosomal amino acid transporter 1 homolog isoform X1; translation: MRLEITVISSICLDAEVFSQRIFSTGKRICGFAWGKNGGRNKLLKLNLGPGMMASQLYTHAFNISPIEKRRLCINGTPWIWHLLEECVENAWEYWSVVIGLISIVCFLFAALPQIYVACQNGRVDQALSLGFLLCWIAGDLTNFIGCYLTNQLSIQIVTAIFYVNMDIIMISQFVYYKLKNQKMTTCSKSLKNCCITWIVVCIALCVILPCQLLLRNQDQSTVIERSNNSLDMMEMSGFICGYISCVFYLGSRFPQLYKNFRRRSTEGTSYLLFALAMMGNCTYGLSLVLKMPAAESFRALYFLHHLPWLIGSFGVLFLDIFVTVQFILYRQQKARQSGLVALEVEPLLVNEETA